The following are from one region of the Abiotrophia defectiva ATCC 49176 genome:
- a CDS encoding glycine cleavage system protein H → MKKLGNYLWVEKEGDIYTLSMTPELQDDVGTVGYVEFTRESQVEAGDSLLSLEASKTVLDIFSPLSGRIVEVNSAAQDQPTLLNSANPAESWLVRLTDVEEAAFLALPDPLD, encoded by the coding sequence ATGAAGAAATTAGGTAACTATTTATGGGTTGAAAAAGAAGGGGATATCTACACCCTCAGTATGACGCCAGAATTACAAGACGATGTCGGGACGGTCGGCTATGTGGAATTTACCCGCGAAAGCCAAGTCGAGGCTGGCGACTCCCTCTTAAGTTTGGAAGCCTCTAAGACGGTTTTAGATATCTTCTCACCCCTGTCTGGTCGTATTGTGGAGGTTAACTCAGCTGCTCAAGATCAGCCAACCTTGCTTAACTCAGCCAATCCAGCAGAATCTTGGCTGGTGCGCTTGACTGATGTTGAGGAAGCAGCCTTCTTGGCTTTACCAGATCCGCTAGACTAA
- a CDS encoding MsnO8 family LLM class oxidoreductase, producing MLLSVLDYAMVDSGRTSQEALGETVALAQLADELGYHRFWVAEHHQVPALASASPELMIMHLLGKTQRIMIGSGGIMLPHYQPYKVAEWVTTLRSLYPGRVNVGLGNNPGTNSVRELMGTGELKRSDYAQQVTDLVEYLADPESVGLHAAGPSQEALWLLSAGLQSAQLAGSLGQAYVYGYFLAPGKDPLASARDALTTYRAACQEAGHRPQASLAVFVVLGQDEIQCQQLLSALDVWQLGKQDYAEFKTFPTVQEAAAYPLSQEDRAQIEINRQRVVVGTLDQVKQQLDDLAASLDLEELMVIPLVPDIKNRQATLQALAQAYQLNQDKKSEEL from the coding sequence ATGTTACTAAGTGTTTTGGATTATGCCATGGTGGACAGTGGCCGAACAAGTCAAGAAGCCCTAGGGGAGACAGTGGCCCTGGCTCAATTAGCAGATGAATTGGGCTATCACCGTTTCTGGGTGGCCGAACACCATCAGGTGCCGGCTCTTGCCAGCGCCAGTCCGGAGCTCATGATTATGCATTTGCTAGGCAAAACGCAACGCATTATGATTGGTTCGGGTGGCATCATGCTACCTCATTACCAGCCTTATAAGGTAGCAGAGTGGGTGACTACCCTCAGGTCTCTCTACCCAGGGCGTGTCAATGTGGGCTTAGGAAATAATCCAGGTACCAACTCTGTCAGAGAATTGATGGGCACGGGTGAACTTAAGCGTTCAGATTATGCTCAGCAAGTGACTGATTTGGTTGAGTACTTGGCGGATCCAGAATCAGTTGGTTTGCACGCAGCAGGACCTAGCCAAGAGGCCCTCTGGTTGCTGTCGGCTGGCCTTCAGTCAGCCCAGTTAGCAGGAAGTTTGGGTCAGGCTTATGTCTATGGCTATTTCTTGGCGCCTGGCAAGGACCCACTTGCCAGTGCCCGAGACGCTTTAACTACCTATCGAGCTGCCTGCCAAGAAGCAGGTCACAGGCCGCAAGCTAGCCTGGCGGTCTTTGTGGTCTTAGGTCAAGATGAGATTCAGTGTCAGCAACTCCTATCTGCCTTAGATGTCTGGCAACTGGGTAAGCAAGATTATGCTGAATTCAAGACCTTCCCAACAGTTCAGGAGGCGGCCGCTTATCCTCTTAGCCAGGAGGATCGAGCACAGATAGAAATCAACCGCCAGCGTGTGGTCGTAGGCACCCTTGATCAAGTCAAGCAGCAGCTAGATGACTTGGCAGCTAGCCTTGACCTTGAGGAACTTATGGTTATTCCCCTAGTGCCAGATATTAAAAATCGCCAAGCAACACTCCAGGCTTTAGCACAAGCCTATCAACTAAATCAAGATAAGAAATCGGAGGAATTATAA
- a CDS encoding NADH-dependent flavin oxidoreductase, with translation MPSPLLSPLGLGAHSLANRFVLSPMTTNSSTAQGHITEEDLAYSRRRAQSAPLQITGAAYIHPQGQLFGFGPSLAEDACVPGLTKLAQAMQQDGAKALIQLTHAGRFAEPYLRRQGYVYGPSPMTLNSPIPHQVKALDHSQIKAIIGYYADATRRAIQAGFAGIELSSAQRLLPQSFLSTFSNQRTDAYGADSLENRARLILEIWEAIMEVVERLAPPGFILGYRCTPEETRGQEVGYTVEEFNQVTDWILERVPLDYLCLASWGRDVFRNRVRAAGPHQGRLINQVVHEHLAGRLPLMVTGGINSIAKAQEALEHAELVGISTPFVADPDFVNKFAAGDPNPINLQISPEDLADLAIPQAAFKDIVRMMDIGQALPQDTRDQFRKLEQNYKGDKTFKEV, from the coding sequence ATGCCATCCCCCCTGCTTAGCCCACTAGGTCTAGGTGCCCATAGCTTAGCCAATCGCTTCGTCCTCTCACCTATGACTACCAATTCCTCGACCGCGCAAGGCCACATTACCGAAGAAGACTTGGCCTACTCACGCCGCCGGGCTCAATCAGCCCCTCTACAAATCACCGGGGCTGCCTACATTCATCCCCAGGGACAACTCTTCGGATTTGGACCCAGTCTGGCTGAGGATGCCTGTGTTCCTGGTTTGACAAAACTAGCTCAGGCTATGCAGCAAGATGGCGCCAAGGCGCTCATCCAATTGACCCACGCGGGACGATTTGCGGAGCCCTACCTGCGACGTCAGGGCTATGTTTACGGCCCCAGCCCAATGACCCTAAATTCACCTATCCCCCATCAAGTCAAAGCCTTAGATCACTCACAGATAAAGGCTATTATTGGCTACTATGCGGATGCAACGCGACGGGCCATTCAAGCGGGCTTTGCCGGCATCGAGTTATCCAGTGCCCAACGCTTGCTGCCTCAATCCTTCTTGTCTACCTTCTCAAACCAGCGGACGGATGCTTATGGGGCTGATAGTCTAGAAAATCGCGCTCGCTTGATTTTAGAAATTTGGGAGGCCATTATGGAGGTCGTCGAGCGACTGGCACCGCCTGGCTTTATCCTAGGCTATCGCTGTACGCCTGAGGAAACACGTGGCCAAGAAGTCGGCTATACAGTAGAAGAATTCAATCAAGTGACGGATTGGATTTTGGAGCGTGTCCCTCTGGATTATCTCTGCCTGGCGAGTTGGGGACGGGATGTCTTCCGTAACCGCGTGAGAGCTGCGGGCCCCCATCAAGGCCGTCTAATCAACCAAGTAGTCCACGAGCACCTAGCCGGTCGGCTTCCTCTCATGGTAACGGGTGGCATTAATTCTATTGCCAAGGCCCAAGAAGCTTTAGAACATGCTGAATTAGTGGGAATTTCTACCCCCTTTGTGGCGGATCCAGACTTTGTCAATAAGTTTGCTGCAGGAGATCCTAATCCGATTAATCTGCAGATTAGTCCTGAAGACTTGGCAGACTTGGCTATTCCCCAAGCCGCCTTCAAGGACATTGTCCGCATGATGGATATCGGCCAAGCCCTGCCACAAGATACTCGCGACCAATTCCGCAAGCTAGAGCAGAATTATAAGGGCGATAAGACCTTCAAAGAAGTTTAA
- the ffh gene encoding signal recognition particle protein → MAFEGLSERLQNAISGIGAGGTISEADLRQMMREIRLALLEADVNFQVVKSFVKTVNERALGSDVLASLSPAQQVVKIVDEELTALMGGEQVPLNFATQPPTIIMMAGLQGAGKTTTVGKLAKYVQAQGKKRPLLVAGDIYRPAAIAQLQTIGQQLGFDVFSLGSDVSPVEIARQAVAQARIQGNDVVLIDTAGRLHVDETLMEELRQIKAAVNPHEILLTVDAMTGQDAVNVAKAFNDSLDITGVIITKLDGDTRGGAALSIRSIIDRPIKFTGQGEKLDALEPFYPDRMSSRILGMGDMMTLIEKAQQEFDEARAQEMADKIKANSFDFNDFIEQMDQVNKMGPLKDLIKLIPGINKIPGLDELDVNQKDMARVKAIVLSMTPAERENPDIISQSRRKRIAAGCGQSLADVNRMIKQFNQSRDMMSQMSNGKMGGMKKMMAQLQQGGGGLPGMGGGGMSDTDFMTPEQLAKRKAEKDLQRKLKKLKKRR, encoded by the coding sequence ATGGCGTTTGAAGGATTATCCGAACGCTTGCAGAATGCCATTAGCGGCATTGGTGCCGGAGGTACCATTAGCGAAGCAGACTTAAGACAGATGATGCGGGAGATTCGTCTAGCCCTCTTAGAGGCCGACGTTAACTTCCAAGTGGTGAAGAGTTTTGTTAAGACAGTCAATGAACGGGCCTTAGGCTCAGATGTCTTGGCTTCATTATCACCCGCTCAACAAGTAGTCAAGATTGTTGACGAAGAATTAACCGCCCTCATGGGTGGCGAACAGGTGCCACTTAACTTTGCAACCCAACCACCAACTATTATCATGATGGCTGGTCTCCAAGGGGCCGGGAAGACGACAACCGTGGGTAAATTGGCCAAATACGTCCAAGCCCAAGGCAAGAAGCGTCCTTTACTGGTAGCGGGCGATATTTACCGTCCAGCGGCCATTGCCCAGCTCCAAACCATTGGTCAGCAACTCGGTTTTGATGTCTTTAGCTTAGGTTCTGATGTTAGCCCCGTTGAAATTGCCCGTCAAGCGGTGGCTCAAGCCCGTATACAAGGTAATGATGTGGTCTTAATCGATACGGCAGGTCGTCTGCATGTCGATGAGACTCTGATGGAAGAGTTGCGCCAAATTAAGGCAGCGGTTAACCCGCACGAAATTCTTCTGACAGTAGATGCCATGACCGGTCAAGACGCGGTCAACGTGGCCAAGGCCTTTAACGATTCTCTGGATATTACCGGGGTGATTATCACCAAATTAGATGGGGATACCCGGGGCGGGGCGGCCTTATCGATTCGCTCAATCATTGACCGACCAATTAAGTTTACCGGGCAAGGTGAGAAACTCGATGCCCTAGAGCCATTCTACCCAGACCGCATGTCCAGCCGGATTCTGGGTATGGGGGACATGATGACCCTGATTGAGAAGGCTCAACAGGAGTTTGATGAAGCCCGCGCCCAAGAGATGGCAGATAAGATTAAGGCCAATAGTTTTGACTTTAATGACTTTATCGAGCAAATGGACCAAGTCAACAAGATGGGCCCGCTCAAGGACTTGATTAAGTTAATCCCTGGGATTAACAAGATTCCTGGCCTGGATGAACTAGATGTCAACCAGAAGGATATGGCGCGTGTTAAGGCCATTGTCCTCTCCATGACACCAGCTGAACGTGAGAATCCAGATATTATTTCTCAGAGCCGTCGAAAACGGATTGCAGCTGGTTGTGGTCAGTCGCTAGCCGATGTTAACCGCATGATTAAACAGTTCAATCAGTCACGCGATATGATGAGCCAAATGTCTAATGGTAAGATGGGCGGTATGAAGAAAATGATGGCCCAACTCCAACAAGGCGGCGGTGGCTTACCAGGTATGGGTGGTGGCGGTATGAGCGATACCGACTTCATGACACCCGAACAGTTAGCTAAACGTAAGGCTGAAAAGGACTTACAGCGCAAACTCAAAAAATTGAAGAAACGTCGTTAA
- the ylxM gene encoding YlxM family DNA-binding protein, whose product MDLAKVMRVNQLLGFYGGLLTDKQQAMLGLYYEEDFSLAEIADHYDISRQAVRDNLKRAEQTLEHYEDQLHLLARREARLALLDQLASHTDEVGQTFLAEIRAMDQ is encoded by the coding sequence ATGGATTTAGCAAAAGTAATGCGGGTCAACCAGCTGCTTGGTTTTTACGGCGGGCTCTTAACTGATAAGCAACAAGCTATGCTTGGCCTCTATTATGAGGAAGATTTTTCCCTGGCCGAAATTGCCGACCACTATGACATTAGTCGCCAGGCTGTCCGGGATAATTTGAAGCGGGCTGAGCAGACATTAGAGCACTATGAAGATCAGCTCCATCTCTTAGCACGTCGAGAGGCAAGACTAGCCTTGCTAGACCAGCTAGCCAGTCATACGGATGAGGTGGGTCAGACTTTCCTAGCAGAAATTCGGGCAATGGATCAGTAG
- a CDS encoding metal-dependent transcriptional regulator, which yields MKKSQSQEDYLKFIHEAGHGQYVSNKEIATGLNVAPPSVSEMITKLAQEGLVAYKPYSGAMLTPQGKKLAIELVRKHEIWEYFLEHKLGYTKTEVHELAELLEHATSTDLANRLAAYIQYPEG from the coding sequence ATGAAAAAAAGCCAAAGTCAAGAAGACTACCTTAAGTTCATTCACGAGGCAGGTCATGGCCAATATGTTTCTAACAAGGAAATTGCCACTGGTCTCAATGTAGCCCCTCCTTCGGTGAGTGAGATGATTACTAAATTGGCCCAAGAAGGCTTGGTTGCCTATAAGCCTTATAGTGGGGCCATGCTGACGCCTCAAGGCAAGAAATTAGCCATTGAATTAGTGCGTAAGCATGAAATCTGGGAATATTTCTTAGAGCACAAACTAGGCTATACTAAGACGGAAGTCCATGAATTGGCGGAGCTCTTAGAACATGCAACTTCAACGGATTTGGCCAATCGCCTGGCTGCCTATATCCAATATCCTGAAGGGTAG
- the ftsY gene encoding signal recognition particle-docking protein FtsY: MGLFDRIRRAFTGEDAVVKEEEVKKEDQIVIDSYDQGTAKTRRNFTDIMTNLFTSFREVDEEFYEDLEEAFIGADVGFAMTIAITDAIRDEIERTGVHKPEDVKRVLLEKMVQVYERGGQNLVSLKENPDGPTVILFVGVNGVGKTTSVGKIGYQLKQEGHKVLMAAADTFRAGAVEQLNVWGERLDIPVVTGKAQGDPAAVVYDAVKKANAEGYDYLLVDTAGRLQTKANLMEELAKIKRIIERENPNGVQEVLLALDATTGQNALIQAKQFNEATEITGLVLTKLDGTAKGGVVLSIRYELDIPVKYIGLGEKATDLKKFDAEAYMYSLVKDVLEVKN; encoded by the coding sequence ATGGGGTTATTTGATCGTATACGGCGTGCCTTTACCGGGGAAGATGCCGTTGTCAAAGAAGAAGAAGTAAAAAAAGAAGACCAGATAGTCATTGACTCCTACGACCAAGGGACAGCCAAGACTCGTCGCAACTTCACTGATATTATGACCAACCTCTTCACAAGTTTCCGTGAAGTGGATGAGGAGTTCTATGAGGACTTGGAAGAAGCCTTTATCGGGGCGGACGTTGGTTTTGCGATGACTATCGCTATTACTGATGCCATTCGTGATGAAATCGAACGGACAGGGGTCCACAAGCCAGAAGATGTCAAGCGCGTACTCCTTGAAAAAATGGTTCAAGTCTATGAGCGAGGCGGCCAAAATCTGGTTTCACTTAAGGAGAACCCAGATGGTCCGACGGTTATCCTCTTTGTCGGGGTTAATGGGGTAGGGAAAACAACATCGGTCGGTAAGATTGGTTATCAGCTCAAGCAAGAAGGTCACAAGGTCCTCATGGCAGCTGCCGATACCTTCCGGGCTGGTGCTGTCGAGCAACTGAATGTCTGGGGCGAGCGTCTGGATATTCCAGTGGTAACGGGCAAGGCCCAAGGTGACCCGGCTGCGGTTGTCTATGATGCGGTTAAGAAAGCCAACGCTGAAGGTTATGACTATCTCTTAGTCGATACGGCCGGTCGTTTACAGACCAAGGCCAATCTCATGGAAGAATTGGCTAAGATTAAGCGGATTATTGAGCGTGAGAACCCAAATGGGGTCCAAGAAGTCCTATTAGCTTTGGACGCGACAACCGGGCAAAATGCGCTCATCCAGGCCAAACAATTCAATGAAGCAACTGAAATTACTGGCTTGGTGCTGACTAAGTTGGACGGGACAGCCAAAGGGGGCGTGGTCCTCTCCATTCGCTATGAATTAGATATTCCAGTTAAGTACATTGGTCTCGGTGAGAAGGCGACTGATTTGAAGAAGTTTGATGCCGAAGCCTATATGTACAGCTTGGTCAAGGATGTTCTAGAAGTAAAAAATTAA
- a CDS encoding Cof-type HAD-IIB family hydrolase, whose amino-acid sequence MIKLIAIDLDGTLLNAQKEVSQANRQALAYAKSKGVKVVLCTGRPYFAMKHFLADLGLVDPEDYIVTFNGGMVQKAQDGQVLVSNTLGTSDVLAWYQVTQDLDLPINVIDADRLYEPTAYPAGYPSLYLENVTNVPSVVQDYRTFDPDHAFNKFVIVTTQEHLDAQIPKLDPAFKDQYAVFKSRSFFLEVMKKGVSKGDTLAKLGELLDISPQEMMTMGDQENDLSMIELAGLGVAMGNATEQVKEAAQYVSLTNEEDGVAHAIHKFIV is encoded by the coding sequence ATGATTAAGCTAATTGCCATTGACCTCGATGGTACCTTACTCAATGCTCAAAAAGAAGTATCCCAGGCTAACCGCCAGGCACTAGCCTATGCTAAATCCAAGGGGGTCAAGGTAGTGCTCTGTACCGGCCGACCTTACTTTGCCATGAAACATTTCCTAGCTGATTTAGGCTTGGTAGACCCAGAAGATTACATTGTGACCTTCAACGGTGGTATGGTCCAAAAGGCTCAGGATGGCCAGGTATTAGTCTCTAATACCCTAGGGACATCAGATGTCTTGGCTTGGTATCAAGTGACACAAGATTTGGATTTACCAATTAATGTCATTGATGCCGATCGTCTCTATGAGCCGACTGCCTATCCGGCAGGCTATCCATCCCTCTATTTGGAAAATGTCACCAATGTACCGAGTGTGGTCCAAGACTATAGGACCTTTGATCCAGATCACGCCTTTAATAAATTCGTCATTGTCACCACTCAGGAGCATTTGGATGCCCAAATTCCTAAGTTGGACCCAGCCTTCAAGGATCAATACGCTGTCTTCAAGTCGCGTTCCTTCTTCCTTGAAGTCATGAAAAAAGGCGTCAGCAAGGGTGATACCCTAGCTAAGTTAGGGGAGCTCTTAGACATTAGTCCACAAGAAATGATGACCATGGGCGACCAGGAAAACGACCTGTCTATGATTGAATTAGCTGGTCTAGGCGTAGCCATGGGCAACGCGACTGAACAAGTTAAGGAAGCTGCCCAATATGTCTCCTTAACTAATGAGGAAGATGGCGTGGCTCACGCTATTCATAAATTTATTGTGTAA